Proteins found in one Aspergillus chevalieri M1 DNA, chromosome 2, nearly complete sequence genomic segment:
- a CDS encoding uncharacterized protein (COG:S;~EggNog:ENOG410PNYT) yields the protein MATAEVPARTHDRHGLRRPFSSWMKRLANLKNSSSESNSIRWSNKLHTAPKGKKSSRSRQNNPYPLSGTTDGLRDYNSDTNDDSPGASVSEVNGHRSRSHSEPSLACSGYENQIPATSAKSTAPTISTNGDTSYSKAGTLATAGGGISSSGGGEGSTFSSPAPSVRSLTTTLTTVQSAAPSAHLYNAQNVYQGIPYVNSTHNNNNQQVQFTHQFPSSPASAVPPHLAPHHGYYNTYHTATANGMLTDNASILTLASSSKRRRRNSLDTNASVRALAPSSVYGGSRESLPLSVLSSQVNEPSNASALNASSSVLNRPSMVGLASADRVSIYSSGVLSNTNERGSLYTTKQGDGASIRSAAYSHHGRNESNTASISGVTSASVSQHMATGRISRRSSGWGEINEDEVAGDESDYEKGVEKKESDEKIETKTQIST from the exons ATGGCCACCGCGGAGGTCCCTGCCAGGACACATG ACCGCCATGGCCTTCGTCGCCCCTTCTCAAGCTGGATGAAGCGCCTCGCAAATTTAAAAAACTCCTCATCTGAATCGAACTCTATCCGCTGGTCCAATAAACTCCACACAGCTCCCAAAGGCAAGAAGAGCAGTCGCAGCCGCCAGAACAACCCCTACCCGCTCTCCGGTACAACAGACGGACTACGAGACTACAATAGCGATACGAATGATGATTCGCCCGGAGCGTCCGTTAGTGAAGTGAACGGCCATCGCTCCCGCTCGCACAGCGAACCTTCCCTAGCGTGTTCCGGCTATGAGAACCAGATCCCAGCTACCAGCGCCAAATCAACTGCCCCGACCATCTCTACCAACGGTGATACATCATACTCGAAGGCGGGGACATTAGCGACGGCGGGAGGAGGCATCAGTTCGAGCGGGGGAGGTGAAGGGAGCACGTTTTCGTCGCCAGCGCCCTCAGTGCGATCATTGACCACAACCTTGACGACTGTACAGTCCGCTGCGCCATCAGCCCATTTGTACAATGCGCAGAATGTCTACCAAGGAATACCTTATGTGAACTCGAcgcacaacaacaataaccAACAAGTGCAATTCACACACCAATTCCCATCGTCCCCCGCGAGCGCAGTGCCGCCGCACTTGGCTCCCCACCACGGCTACTACAATACCTATCACACAGCAACAGCGAATGGTATGCTAACCGACAACGCCTCGATCCTGACACTGGCGTCTTCTTCGAAGCGCCGCCGACGGAACTCTCTCGACACCAATGCGTCCGTGCGCGCCCTGGCCCCATCATCTGTCTACGGCGGAAGCCGCGAGAGTCTACCATTGAGCGTCCTCAGCAGTCAGGTCAATGAACCCTCTAATGCATCCGCCCTCAACGCATCGTCGAGCGTCCTCAACCGTCCAAGCATGGTCGGCCTCGCCAGCGCAGACCGTGTGAGCATCTACTCCTCTGGAGTCTTAAGCAACACCAATGAACGAGGAAGCCTCTACACAACCAAGCAGGGCGATGGCGCTAGTATTCGCAGCGCTGCATATTCACACCACGGTCGAAACGAGAGTAACACAGCGAGTATCTCCGGTGTCACGAGTGCATCGGTCAGCCAACACATGGCCACCGGGCGAATTAGTCGTCGCAGCTCGGGCTGGGGCGAGATCAACGAGGACGAGGTTGCCGGAGACGAAAGTGATTACGAGAAAGGcgttgaaaagaaagagtCTGATGAGAAGATCGAGACAAAGACTCAGATATCGACTTGA
- the MLH3 gene encoding putative DNA mismatch repair protein (Mlh3) (COG:L;~EggNog:ENOG410PHBW;~InterPro:IPR014790,IPR042121,IPR042120,IPR036890, IPR028830,IPR038973,IPR037198;~PFAM:PF13589,PF08676;~go_component: GO:0032300 - mismatch repair complex [Evidence IEA];~go_function: GO:0005524 - ATP binding [Evidence IEA];~go_function: GO:0016887 - ATPase activity [Evidence IEA];~go_process: GO:0006298 - mismatch repair [Evidence IEA]) produces MSTRDANIKPLPPDVVAKIKSSTSITNLNGVVVELVKNALDANAHSIIVTVDFQRGGCIVEDDGEGIPPAEFEVSGGLGKAHHTSKFQLDREVYGRRGLFLASLASLSLLTITSRHLRHRTTNSVIFHHSTPIARLIPAPVQQGLRFSGYGTCVTVNDLFGNMPVRVKSRALAHQKPDEVDREWEDLKQLLVALMLANDQLAKLVISDGSKDRKITVHPQSQGQQAGELDLKRISSILLQTGLINFQSPNDRWNVVSACVPDFSIHAAICLVPSPTKRVQFISLGMAPVFPRNSTNMLYKDLNRLFASSDFGTTQTSSSSIQNSLEDGHMNAKALPKAVNKWPMFYVRINTNTPDRWYEDCQEIAPESDKSVQRILDVLAAMIGEFLAQLNLRPRVGKRKRKVSQVSAEAPQEDSKSTRQSRGAGKDRAMASDSTEEAFDGRLKLPLFTRPVPSTTSQHFGDWSRVKGAKDVVFDTKLNATKSVDIPSRVRSPGQSVQPVHLSGNQRESATDTTLPWTDPYTGRTHVVNSRTGQSMDSTDAHSERPRSTGSIQPNQVLNRVRRPRSAIPIRTGGSWLDGVLRKWENPTFSRSERPISTINIGVREHESDRTTFNVHDCCGDLCGLNTVKFSKFRGKLWKQHLQGAEVVAQVDRKFILTKLPASSVGGTQDGTALALIDQHAADERCRVERLFRELLTSESGDFGEVQTIPLEPIMFEAPISEKPLLKRYWKHFRPWGVDYRIEQAANKLRVFVHLLPNLIAERCRTEPSLVADLIRGEIWKCEESGSKPGSTTAHSDLDSGSTTSWVEKLTGCPQGIIDLLNSRACRTAIMFNDVLSIHECQKLVAQLAQCAFPFQCAHSRPSMVPILDMEVQDSSLLVSELLGSLGLGLEDGDETSKVGFAEAFGMAYKSESID; encoded by the exons ATGTCAACCCGGGATGCCAACATCAAACCACTCCCACCTGATGTTGTGGCCAAGATCAAATCTTCCACATCAATTACCAACCTAAACGGTGTCGTCGTGGAACTGGTCAAGAATGCGCTGGACGCAAATGCGCATAGCATCATAGTGACAGTTGATTTCCAGCGTGGTGGCTGCATCGTGGAAGATGATGGTGAGGGTATTCCTCCGGCGGAGTTTGAGGTCAGTGGAGGACTGGGAAAGGCGCATC ATACCTCTAAGTTTCAGTTAGATCGAGAGGTCTATGGTCGAAGAGGGCTTTTTCTAGCCTCGTTGGCGTCTCTATCATTGCTCACTATTACATCCCGTCACCTGCGCCATCGGACCACAAACAGCGTCATATTCCATCATTCAACACCAATTGCGCGCTTAATTCCGGCACCAGTACAGCAGGGTCTGAGGTTCAGCGGCTATGGAACCTGCGTTACGGTCAATGACCTCTTCGGGAACATGCCCGTCCGCGTGAAAAGTCGGGCATTAGCTCACCAAAAGCCTGACGAAGTAGACCGAGAATGGGAAGACCTCAAACAACTATTAGTTGCGTTAATgctggccaacgaccagctgGCGAAATTGGTCATCTCAGATGGCAGCAAAGACAGGAAGATAACTGTCCATCCTCAAAGCCAGGGCCAGCAGGCAGGCGAACTAGATCTCAAGCGGATTTCGTCGATTCTTCTCCAAACGGGTCTAATCAATTTCCAAAGTCCCAATGATCGCTGGAATGTTGTTTCAGCCTGCGTTCCGGATTTCTCAATCCATGCCGCCATATGTCTTGTTCCCAGTCCTACAAAGAGAGTGCAGTTCATTTCGTTGGGAATGGCCCCTGTCTTCCCTCGAAATAGTACGAACATGTTGTATAAAGATCTTAACCGACTATTCGCTTCGTCAGACTTTGGTACAACGCAgacttcctcttcttccattcAGAATTCACTTGAGGATGGTCATATGAACGCCAAAGCATTACCAAAGGCTGTCAACAAATGGCCAATGTTCTATGTACGGATTAATACCAATACTCCTGACAGATGGTATGAAGACTGTCAAGAAATCGCCCCGGAGTCTGACAAGTCCGTTCAACGCATTCTAGACGTGCTTGCGGCTATGATTGGCGAGTTTCTGGCACAGCTCAATCTACGACCGCGTGTCGGAAAGAGGAAACGGAAAGTGTCCCAGGTGTCAGCAGAAGCACCTCAAGAGGATTCAAAAAGCACAAGGCAATCCAGGGGTGCCGGGAAAGACCGTGCCATGGCTTCAGATAGCACAGAAGAAGCTTTTGACGGTAGATTGAAACTTCCATTGTTTACGAGACCTGTGCCGTCTACAACCAGCCAGCACTTTGGCGATTGGTCTAGGGTTAAGGGCGCCAAAGATGTTGTATTCGATACTAAGCTCAATGCTACAAAATCAGTTGATATTCCATCGAGAGTTCGCAGTCCTGGCCAAAGCGTTCAACCGGTGCATTTGTCTGGGAATCAAAGAGAATCAGCAACAGATACAACATTACCTTGGACCGATCCTTATACAGGGCGAACACACGTGGTCAACTCACGGACCGGTCAATCGATGGATTCCACGGATGCGCACAGCGAAAGGCCACGCTCAACTGGTTCCATCCAACCGAACCAGGTATTGAATCGAGTAAGACGGCCAAGATCAGCCATTCCCATCCGGACAGGGGGTTCGTGGCTTGATGGTGTCTTGAGAAAGTGGGAGAATCCGACTTTTAGCCGATCTGAGCGACCGATTAGCACCATTAATATTGGAGTTCGTGAACACGAATCAGATCGGACAACTTTCAACGTGCACGACTGCTGTGGCGATCTTTGCGGGTTGAACACGGTCAAATTCTCCAAGTTCCGGGGGAAGTTATGGAAGCAGCACCTTCAAGGGGCCGAGGTAGTTGCGCAAGTTGACCGGAAGTTTATCCTTACGAAATTACCAGCGTCCTCAGTTGGCGGTACTCAGGATGGGACTGCATTAGCCTTGATCGATCAACACGCGGCGGATGAACGATGTCGAGTAGAACGACTTTTTAGAGAGCTTTTGACGTCTGAATCAGGCGATTTTGGGGAAGTGCAGACCATTCCACTGGAGCCGATCATGTTTGAGGCCCCGATAAGCGAGAAACCGCTGCTCAAGAGGTATTGGAAACACTTTCGACCATGGGGCGTCGACTACCGGATCGAACAAGCTGCGAATAAGCTAAGGGTTTTTGTACATCTACTCCCGAATTTGATAGCAGAACGGTGTCGAACGGAGCCCAGTTTGGTTGCCGATCTTATACGCGGCGAAATTTGGAAGTGCGAAGAGAGCGGAAGCAAACCCGGTTCTACAACCGCACACTCGGATTTGGATTCTGGAAGCACTACATCTTGGGTAGAAAAGTTAACCGGCTGTCCTCAAGGAATCATTGATCTTCTCAATTCCCGCGCCTGTCGAACCGCCATCATGTTTAACGACGTCTTGAGTATCCATGAGTGTCAAAAGTTGGTCGCGCAATTGGCACAGTGCGCGTTTCCGTTTCAATGCGCGCATAGTCGACCATCAATGGTACCTATTTTAGATATGGAGGTTCAGGATTCATCGTTATTGGTTAGCGAATTGTTGGGTTCCCTtggattgggattggaagATGGCGATGAAACAAGTAAGGTTGGATTTGCTGAGGCGTTTGGAATGGCATATAAGTCGGAGAGTATAGACTAA
- a CDS encoding uncharacterized protein (COG:I;~EggNog:ENOG410PJYC), whose protein sequence is MAATAGPVGQPDIAYTPRYENYKTRTTRRIHTEKLVQYLPEGFPAKLDSDLVWDGNNLEESYDWNYHLTPADLAEVDEALKHFNVGKALSEISQETFPLPNFHATLREISREIHNGHGLASRLFAEYLWTSIRERRISLSMLVSHLTLHPFGAGRTKPGKASQPMSLLPTSKTWAFDNFSKDGNVFFSRPLPYH, encoded by the exons ATGGCTGCCACTGCTGGACCCGTCGGTCAGCCCGACATCGCCTACACTCCCAGGTACGAAAACTACAAGACTCGAACAACGCGGCGTATACATACAGAAAAGCTTGTGCAATATTTGCCTGAGGGATTCCCGGCCAAGCTTGACTCCGATCTTGTGTGGGACGGAAATAATCTGGAGGAGTCTTATGACTGGAATTATCACCTGACGCCAGCGGATCTTGCTGAGGTTGATGAAGCCTTGAAGCACTTCAA CGTTGGGAAAGCACTTAGCGAGATCAGTCAGGAGACCTTTCCCCTACCAAACTTCCATGCGACGTTGCGAGAAATTTCACGAGAGATTCACAATGGCCATGGCTTGGCTTCAAGGTTGTTCGCGGAATACCTGTGGACCAGTATACGAGAGAGAAGAATATCACTATCTATGTTGGTGTCTCATCTCACGTTGCACCCGTTCGGGGCCGGCAGGACAAAACCTGGCAAGGCAAGCCAGCCAATGTCATTGCTGCCCACATCAAAGACTTGGGCTTTCGACAA CTTCAGCAAAGATGGCAATGTTTTTTTCTCACGCCCTCTCCCCTATCACTAA
- a CDS encoding guanine nucleotide exchange factor (COG:T;~EggNog:ENOG410QDPW;~InterPro:IPR000651,IPR036964,IPR023578,IPR036028, IPR008937,IPR001895,IPR001452;~PFAM:PF00617,PF00618;~go_function: GO:0005085 - guanyl-nucleotide exchange factor activity [Evidence IEA];~go_function: GO:0005515 - protein binding [Evidence IEA];~go_process: GO:0007264 - small GTPase mediated signal transduction [Evidence IEA]): MNRLPRDMEPSRRPIPPLKIVKGDLNSVAVGPNQHTSRYYSSPTNSRFTPPMTPHTVKEEAEEEETDNSNNDTTMEERSEPPRAIFHNYLRAFYPFHPSGDVSPSTVTLPLDQGDIILVHSVHINGWADGTLLDTGARGWLPTNYCEAYDQIPMRPLLKALTDFWEMIRGGCGSSLQDFGNQDLMRGLIAGVRFLLEKSECLTRESSLVKQHDGLRRTRKGLLSDLSSLVKTAKNFQDIANGTPMDEEVEYILDEMLLKAFRIVTRGVRFLDVWTEEVGLSRTIAELEHSNVHGADGQYDNPLTPPSDTFPDRASSAAETERNESRLLNRSRMDMSRASTRLDMGDSQPRPISVSTKRVSHRVSYSSPAAAARNPNIASERLNATYDAFLGVLGSFIGLHLQSRSSTELITTTEQSVQACRALLTVVEAICEHGIHGRDLLEQAKENMYERLSELVHAARDAFRPAQSSDDDVVFMPDEGKRLVDAATDCVRAAGNCCAKARLVLEQVGDFEIESEAQTAPTPELNNNKSDHDTLNIAGPPPEEEVQTPQPQRTAQVDQQRSLRPPPPPLQIPSNYNFHHLSPSATATTASATASTPGLTDDTTPSSFHSRALNSPAQPIEISSSLPSATALSFSSYEAADSLRRGSNAKSDVSESFGRGVTSTGSSFMTYNSRLRDSEMSGVSQTSTRATSPDLSNQYQPSLKGSVSHSTLAEENEETEANILEKTFAHELIFKEGHVMGGSLRALIEKLTAHQSTPDAMFVSTFYLTFRLFATPLEFAQALADRFEYIGDTPHAAGPVRLRVYNVFKGWLESHWRHDRDNMALDFITQFAKTTLMILPSAGKRLVDLAEKVSKVHGPVVPRLVSSMGKTNTATAQYVHPDTPLPPPILGKKEHNLLKQWKNGETSLSILDFDPMELARQLTIKESRIFCSILPEELLDTEWMKKSGSLAVNVRAMSTLSTDLAHLVSDSILQLEEPKKRAVVIKHWIKIANKSLELNNYDSLMAIICSLNSSMIVRLKRTWEIISQKTKLTLEYLRGIVDVSRNYSVLRHRIQNHVPPCLPFVGTYLTDLTFVDHGNQPLRHLPTDDGEMAVINFDKHMKTARIISELQRFQIPYRLTEVPELQAWMQNELVRVRSNGEKSLQTFYRRSLVLEPREVPPRNNAHTDSTPTPSILENAKDKFDFLSWTHPKSKSVATHG, encoded by the exons ATGAACAGACTTCCAAGAGATATGGAACCCTCAAGACGACCGATTCCTCCGTTGAAAATCGTCAAAGGCGACTTGAATTCTGTCGCTGTTGGGCCCAATCAACATACCTCTCGTTACTATAGCTCTCCAACTAATTCACGATTCACGCCCCCAATGACTCCCCACACTGTCAAAGAAGaagcggaggaagaggaaaccGACAATAGCAACAACGATACCACCATGGAGGAGCGATCAGAGCCTCCCAGAGCCATCTTCCACAACTACCTCCGTGCTTTTTATCCGTTCCATCCCTCTGGAGACGTCTCCCCCTCCACCGTCACCTTACCGTTGGACCAAGGCGACATCATCCTAGTCCACTCGGTCCACATTAACGGTTGGGCCGATGGGACCTTGCTGGATACCGGCGCTCGCGGCTGGTTGCCCACCAACTACTGCGAGGCTTACGACCAAATCCCCATGCGCCCCCTTCTCAAAGCATTAACGGACTTTTGGGAGATGATTAGAGGAGGATGCGGGTCATCACTGCAGGATTTTGGTAATCAGGATTTAATGCGGGGATTGATAGCCGGTGTGCGATTTCTTTTG GAAAAATCCGAATGCCTCACACGAGAATCATCCCTGGTCAAGCAGCATGACGGACTGCGCCGTACCCGAAAAGGATTGTTGTCCGACCTGTCGTCCCTGGTGAAAACCGCCAAGAATTTCCAGGATATCGCCAATGGTACTCCCATGGACGAGGAGGTCGAGTACATCTTGGATGAGATGTTACTCAAGGCCTTCCGTATTGTTACGCGTGGCGTACGCTTCCTCGATGTTTGGACCGAAGAGGTCGGTCTCAGTCGAACCATCGCTGAGCTGGAACACTCTAATGTGCACGGAGCCGACGGCCAATACGATAACCCGCTTACTCCCCCCTCCGACACCTTTCCCGACCGTGCTTCTTCCGCGGCTGAAACCGAACGGAACGAGTCTCGCCTTTTAAACCGCAGTCGAATGGACATGAGCCGTGCGTCTACGCGCCTAGACATGGGCGATTCGCAGCCTCGACCAATCTCTGTCTCCACCAAACGGGTCTCACACCGCGTATCATACTCGTCTCCCGCTGCCGCCGCCCGTAACCCCAATATCGCGTCCGAGCGTCTAAATGCCACCTACGATGCTTTTTTGGGGGTTTTGGGGTCCTTCATCGGCCTTCACTTGCAGTCACGCTCCTCCACAGAATTGATCACCACCACTGAACAGTCAGTACAGGCTTGTCGCGCCCTGTTGACGGTAGTCGAGGCCATATGCGAACACGGTATTCATGGTCGGGACCTTCTCGAACAAGCCAAGGAGAACATGTATGAACGTCTCTCGGAACTCGTCCACGCTGCGCGCGATGCTTTTCGACCGGCTCAATCGTCCGATGACGACGTGGTTTTCATGCCTGATGAGGGTAAGCGTCTGGTCGACGCAGCAACAGACTGTGTGCGTGCTGCTGGGAACTGCTGTGCTAAAGCTCGCCTGGTGTTGGAGCAAGTTGGAGATTTTGAAATCGAGTCGGAGGCACAAACAGCACCAACACCGGAGTTGAATAACAATAAGAGCGACCACGATACCCTGAATATCGCTGGACCCCCACCTGAGGAGGAAGTCCAGACTCCTCAACCGCAACGCACGGCCCAGGTAGATCAACAAAGGTCGCTGcgaccgccgccgccgccgctaCAAATTCCCAGCAACTACAACTTTCACCACCTTTCCCCTTCTGCCACGGCGACTACTGCCTCTGCCACTGCTTCTACCCCCGGCCTGACCGACGATACCACTCCTTCGTCCTTCCACTCCCGTGCTTTGAACAGTCCCGCCCAACCCATCGAaatctcttcttctcttccctccGCCACTGCTCTGTCATTCTCCTCTTACGAAGCTGCAGACAGTCTGCGCCGCGGCAGCAATGCCAAATCTGATGTTAGTGAATCCTTTGGCCGTGGTGTTACGAGCACCGGCAGCAGCTTCATGACCTACAACAGCCGACTTCGTGATTCTGAGATGAGTGGTGTTTCGCAGACCTCGACCCGAGCTACCTCGCCTGATCTCAGCAACCAATACCAGCCATCGCTCAAGGGCAGTGTGAGCCATTCGACTTTGGCTGAGGAGAATGAGGAGACCGAGGCCAATATCCTGGAGAAGACATTCGCGCACGAGCTGATCTTCAAGGAAGGTCATGTCATGGGTGGCAGCCTTCGCGCCTTGATTGAAAAACTCACCGCGCACCAGTCCACCCCTGACGCTATGTTCGTCTCGACTTTCTACCTCACCTTCCGTCTCTTTGCTACCCCATTGGAGTTCGCCCAAGCTTTGGCTGATCGCTTCGAGTATATCGGAGACACACCCCACGCTGCTGGCCCCGTCCGTCTGCGTGTCTACAACGTGTTCAAAGGTTGGTTAGAATCCCATTGGCGCCATGATCGCGACAACATGGCGCTCGACTTCATCACGCAGTTCGCCAAGACGACCCTGATGATCCTCCCGTCGGCCGGCAAGCGCCTCGTAGATTTGGCTGAAAAAGTGTCCAAGGTACACGGGCCTGTCGTGCCGCGACTGGTGTCTTCCATGGGTAAGACCAACACAGCTACGGCGCAATATGTCCATCCAGATACTCCTCTTCCGCCTCCGATTTTGGGCAAGAAGGAACACAACCTGCTGAAGCAGTGGAAGAATGGAGAGACTTCATTAAGCATCCTCGACTTCGATCCCATGGAGCTCGCCCGGCAGCTGACCATCAAGGAATCTCGGATTTTCTGCTCGATCCTTCCAGAGGAACTACTCGACACGGAATGGATGAAGAAGTCTGGTTCTCTGGCGGTTAATGTGCGGGCCATGTCTACACTGTCGACAGATCTAGCGCACCTGGTCTCGGATTCGATTCTGCAGCTTGAAGAGCCGAAGAAGCGGGCCGTTGTCATCAAGCACTGGATCAAGATTGCTAACAAGAGTCTGGAATTGAACAACTACGACTCGCTGATGGCGATTATTTGCTCCTTGAACTCGTCTATGATCGTTCGACTCAAGCGCACCTGGGAGATCATCTCGCAGAAGACCAAGTTGACTTTGGAGTACCTGCGGGGGATTGTGGATGTGTCGCGCAACTACTCTGTTCTGCGCCATCGCATCCAGAACCACGTCCCGCCATGCTTGCCTTTCGTGGGCACGTACCTGACCGACCTTACCTTCGTGGACCACGGCAACCAACCATTGCGGCATCTGCCTACTGATGATGGCGAGATGGCTGTTATCAACTTCGACAAGCACATGAAGACGGCTCGTATCATCAGCGAACTGCAGCGCTTCCAGATCCCGTACCGTCTGACCGAGGTTCCCGAGCTCCAGGCTTGGATGCAGAACGAGCTGGTCCGGGTGCGCTCGAACGGCGAGAAGAGCCTTCAGACCTTCTACCGAAGATCCTTGGTTTTGGAACCACGCGAAGTTCCTCCCCGCAACAATGCGCATACCGATTCTACACCTACACCTTCTATCTTGGAAAATGCCAAGGACAAATTCGACTTTCTTTCCTGGACCCATCCCAAATCCAAGTCCGTTGCCACGCATGGTTAA